A DNA window from Desulfovibrio porci contains the following coding sequences:
- a CDS encoding TOBE domain-containing protein → METSARNVFHGKVVAVRSGAVNDEVELSVEGGQSIVASITQTSTKKLGLKPGVEAMALIKASFVLLMNDAEDYLLSTRNQFSGTVSRVTPGAVNAEVLVDLLGGTGITAIVTMGSVDKLQLAPGKKVTAIVKAMHVILAVPR, encoded by the coding sequence ATGGAAACCAGCGCAAGAAATGTTTTTCACGGCAAGGTCGTGGCGGTTCGTTCCGGCGCGGTCAACGATGAAGTGGAACTGAGCGTGGAAGGCGGCCAGAGCATCGTGGCCTCCATCACCCAGACCAGCACCAAAAAACTGGGCCTCAAGCCCGGCGTGGAGGCCATGGCCCTGATCAAGGCCAGCTTCGTTCTGCTGATGAACGACGCCGAGGACTATCTGCTTTCCACCCGTAACCAGTTCAGCGGCACTGTGTCCAGGGTGACCCCCGGCGCGGTCAACGCCGAAGTGCTGGTGGACCTGCTCGGCGGCACGGGCATCACCGCCATCGTGACCATGGGCAGCGTGGACAAACTCCAGCTGGCGCCGGGCAAGAAAGTCACGGCCATCGTCAAGGCCATGCACGTCATTCTGGCCGTGCCCAGATAA